The Pyrus communis chromosome 2, drPyrComm1.1, whole genome shotgun sequence genome includes a window with the following:
- the LOC137724660 gene encoding MADS-box protein FBP24, producing the protein MGRGKITISRIENRTTRQVTFAKRRAGLIKKTHELSVLCDAQIGLVIFSSTGKMFQYCSESSSMEELIQRYQVTKGIRVPQHNDTEYMNAELRKMRRETQHLELSLQRYTGEDLRCVRFDDLVELEHQLEESVNRVRARKFEVLQQQTDNLLATTKRLEEENEQLFHLIKAHQAAAFGHDQAHLEAHEQVENLEMLPKSEERRYVLDQFPFGGEEQPSSVLQLATLQPQRQFNPYPHQPDHHHPGLLDFNLSGPSIYE; encoded by the exons ATGGGAAGGGGCAAGATAACTATTTCGAGGATAGAAAACCGAACCACAAGGCAAGTGACTTTTGCGAAACGACGGGCAGGGCTGATCAAGAAGACTCATGAGCTTTCTGTGCTATGTGATGCCCAGATCGGCCTTGTCATTTTCTCAAGCACTGGCAAGATGTTTCAGTACTGCAGTGAGTCATCAAG CATGGAGGAGCTTATTCAAAGGTACCAGGTTACAAAAGGGATTCGAGTACCGCAACACAACGACACG GAATATATGAATGCTGAGTTGAGAAAAATGAGGAGAGAAACTCAGCATCTGGAATTGAGTTTGCAACGCTACACGGGCGAGGATTTACGCTGCGTTCGATTTGATGATCTGGTGGAGCTTGAACACCAGCTGGAGGAGTCTGTTAACAGGGTTCGAGCTAGGAAG TTTGAGGTCTTGCAACAGCAGACAGACAATCTTCTTGCAACG ACCAAAAGATTGGAGGAAGAAAATGAGCAACTATTCCATCTG ATTAAGGCGCATCAGGCTGCAGCATTTGGTCATGATCAGGCGCATCTTGAGGCTCATGAGCAGGTGGAGAATCTGGAGATGCTGCCGAAATCTGAAGAGCGTCGATATGTGCTCGATCAATTCCCATTTGGAGGTGAAGAACAACCAAGCAGTGTGCTTCAGCTTGCTACTTTGCAGCCTCAGCGTCAGTTCAACCCTTACCCTCACCAGCCTGATCATCATCATCCCGGCCTTCTCGATTTCAATCTGAGCGGCCCTTCCATCTACG AGTGA
- the LOC137725732 gene encoding uncharacterized protein gives MDLAPEELQFLTIPDILRESTSIPKQSPKTFYLITLTLIFPLSFAILAHSLFTHPLLNQLQGPSTDTAQLHHEWTLLLLFQFCYLIFLFAFSLLSTAAVVFTAASLYTSKPVSFSNTLSAIPKVFKRLFITFLWVSLLMFCYNLVFVGFLVLLILAIDTQNSFLLLFSGIVIFLLFLVVHVYITALWHLASVVSVLEPVYGFAAMKKSYELLKGKVGMAFVLVFGYLTICGVISAVFGSVVVHGGENYGVFVRIVVGGFLVCVLVIVNLVGLLLQSVFYYVCKSYHHQGIDKGALHDHLGGYLGEYVPLKSNIQMENLDV, from the coding sequence ATGGATCTGGCCCCAGAGGAGCTCCAATTTCTCACCATCCCTGACATCCTCAGAGAATCCACCTCCATCCCCAAACAGTCCCCCAAAACCTTCTACCTcataaccctaaccctaatcttCCCTCTCTCCTTCGCCATCCTCGCCCACTCCCTCTTCACCCACCCTCTCCTCAACCAGCTCCAAGGCCCTTCCACCGACACCGCCCAGCTCCACCACGAATggaccctcctcctcctcttccaatTCTGCTACCTCATCTTCCTCTTCGCCTTCTCCCTCCTCTCCACCGCCGCCGTCGTCTTCACCGCCGCCTCCCTCTACACCTCCAAGCCCGTCTCCTTCTCCAACACCCTCTCCGCAATCCCAAAAGTCTTCAAGCGCCTCTTCATCACTTTCCTCTGGGTCTCCCTCCTCATGTTCTGCTACAATCTCGTCTTCGTCGGCTTCCTCGTCCTCCTCATCCTCGCCATCGATACCCAGAATTCCTTTCTGCTCCTCTTCTCCGGCATTGtcatcttcctcctcttcttggtCGTCCATGTCTACATCACCGCGCTCTGGCACTTGGCCAGCGTGGTCTCCGTGCTCGAGCCCGTCTACGGGTTCGCCGCCATGAAGAAGAGCTATGAGCTGCTCAAGGGGAAGGTTGGGATGGCCTTCGTACTCGTTTTCGGGTACCTGACCATCTGCGGGGTTATCAGTGCGGTTTTCGGGTCGGTAGTGGTGCACGGCGGGGAGAATTACGGGGTTTTTGTGAGGATTGTGGTTGGTGGGTTTTTGGTGTGTGTCCTGGTGATTGTGAATTTGGTTGGATTACTATTGCAGAGTGTGTTTTACTACGTCTGCAAAAGCTACCATCACCAGGGGATTGACAAGGGCGCTCTGCACGATCATCTGGGCGGTTATCTCGGAGAGTATGTGCCTCTCAAGAGCAACATTCAGATGGAAAACTTGGATGTCTGA
- the LOC137725734 gene encoding peroxisomal 2,4-dienoyl-CoA reductase [(3E)-enoyl-CoA-producing]-like, whose amino-acid sequence MESPFKAEILKGKVALLTGGASGIGYEISVQLGKHGASVAVMGRRKHVIDSAVQALRSQGISAIGFEGDVRKRDDAARVLESTVKHFGRLDILVNAAAGNFLVPSEDLSPNGFRTVIDIDAVGTFTMCHEALKYLKKGASGKNSAAGGSIINISATLHYTATWYQIHVSAAKAAVDSITRSLALEWGTDYDIRVNGIAPGPIEDTAGFSKLLPQEMLSKPKEQVLVSKLGQKWDIAMAALYLSSDAGKYINGTTLVVDGGEWLTKPAYFPKEAVKQLSRAVERRSRDKPVGVAKSKL is encoded by the exons ATGGAGTCGCCATTCAAGGCGGAGATACTGAAGGGAAAGGTGGCCTTGCTGACCGGAGGAGCATCAGGAATCGGGTACGAGATTTCGGTTCAGCTGGGCAAACATGGAGCTTCGGTTGCCGTCATGGGCCGCCGTAAGCATGTCATTGACTCTGCCGTCCAAGCCCTTCGTTCTCAAGGCATTTCT GCTATCGGATTTGAGGGCGACGTGCGAAAAAGAGACGATGCAGCTCGAGTTTTGGAATCGACAGTGAAGCATTTTGGTAGGCTTGACATCCTTGTGAATGCTGCAGCCGGAAATTTCCTTGTCCCGTCCGAGGATCTATCCCCGAACGGATTTCGAACAG TTATAGACATAGACGCCGTTGGCACCTTCACAATGTGTCACGAAGCGCTCAAGTATCTTAAGAAAGGAGCATCAGGGAAGAACTCGGCTGCTGGTGGATCGATAATAAACATAAGCGCAACGTTGCACTACACAGCTACTTGGTATCAGATTCATGTGTCTGCAGCAAAG GCAGCCGTCGACAGCATTACGAGAAGCTTGGCGTTGGAGTGGGGCACAGACTATGATATTAGAGTGAATGGCATCGCACCGGGACCTATCGAAGACACTGCCGGTTTCAGTAAACTTTTACCTCAGGAGATGCTGAGCAAACCCAAAGAGCAGGTTCTTGTATCCAAACTAGGGCAGAAATGGGATATTGCTATGGCCGCTCTATATCTTTCATCCGATGCAG GAAAATACATCAACGGAACAACATTGGTTGTAGACGGGGGAGAGTGGCTGACCAAACCGGCGTATTTTCCGAAGGAGGCAGTGAAGCAACTTTCCCGAGCTGTGGAGCGAAGGTCTAGAGACAAACCAGTTGGTGTTGCTAAGAGCAAGCTTTAA
- the LOC137724662 gene encoding uncharacterized protein, translating into MSETLRGGIPACDKAKDFLDSIGAKFKESEKAEMGELMMTLTSLKFDEGKGVKEHILKLVDTATKLKDLGVPVDDAFVVHMTLTSLPQSFDQLKITYNTHKQKWSLDELISIYAQEEGKLKRNTNFGVVNLVHKSLESAEMWE; encoded by the coding sequence ATGAGTGAGACTCTAAGAGGTGGGATACCTGCATGTGACAAAGCTAAGGATTTTCTAGATTCAATTGGAGCAAAGTTCAAAGAGTCCGAGAAAGCTGAAATGGGTGAATTGATGATGACGCTGACCAGTTTGAAATTTGATGAAGGAAAAGGTGTAAAGGAGCACATACTGAAGCTTGTTGACACTGCAACAAAATTGAAGGACTTGGGGGTCCCAGTTGATGATGCTTTTGTTGTTCATATGACATTAACTTCTCTACCTCAATCCTTTGATCAATTGAAGATCACTTACAACACACATAAGCAAAAATGGTCACTAGATGAACTAATTTCCATATATGCTCAGGAGGAAGGCAAGCTCAAAAGAAACACTAACTTTGGTGTTGTGAACTTGGTGCACAAATCTCTAGAATCTGCTGAAATGTGGGAGTAA